The genomic interval GAGAAGATGGCGGAGGGCGGCGTCTACGACCAGCTCGGTGGTGGATTCTGTCGCTACAGCGTCGACGCCGAGTGGACCATCCCGCACTTCGAGAAGATGCTGTACGACAACGCGCAATTGCTGGCGCTCGTCGCCGATGCCTGGCGGGTGACGGCAAATCCGCTCTTCGAACGGGTCGCCGCAGAGACGGTCGACTGGATCCGCCGCGAGATGCAGTCGCCGGCCGGTGCGTACTACTCGACGCTGGATGCGGACTCGGAAGGCGAGGAAGGCAGGTTCTACGTCTGGAACCCCACCGAAGTGCAAGCCATGCTCACGCCGGAGGAGTACGCCGTCCTCGCGCCGCACTATGGTCTCGACCGGTCCGCGAACTTCGAGGGCAGACACTGGCACCTGCGTGTCGCGCGTCCGCTTGCCGAGATCGCTCCTCGACAGAACAGGGCGATTGACGAATGTGAGCAATTGCTCACGAGTGCCCGTCGGAAGCTTTTCCAGGCGCGGGAGCGGCGCGTCCGGCCCGGGCGCGACGAAAAGGTTCTCACGAGCTGGAACGGCCTGATGATTGGAGCGATGGCCCGCGCGGCGAGGACATTCGCCCGCGACGACTGGCTGGCCAGCGCGCGGCGCGCTCTCGATTTCGTGTGCGAGTCGATGTGGGACGGCGATCGCCTGCTCGCGACCTGCAGGGACGGGCGCGCGCATCTGAACGCCTATCTCGACGACTACGCCTTCCTCCTCGCCGGTCTGCTGGAGATGCTCGAGGCCCGGTGGCAGTCGCGCGACCTCGCGCTTGCCTGCCGGATCGCCGATGCGTTGCTCGACAGGTTCGAGGACGAAGGCGGCGGCTTCCACTTCACCAGCCGCGACCACGAAGCGCTCATCCTGCGCCCCAAGCCCGGTCACGACGATGCGACGCCGTCGGGCAACGGGGTCGCTGCCTGCGCGCTGCAACGGCTCGGTCATGTCGTCGGGGAGCCGCGCTACCTGGCGGCAGCCGAGCGCACTCTGCAGCTTTTCCACGCTGCGATGGAGCGTCATCCAATGGGTTACTCGACGCTGCTCACTGCGCTCGACGAGCACCTGACGCCGCCGCGGATAGTGGTGCTGCGCGGCACAACGGCTGCACTGGGCGCGTGGCAGCAGGCCCTGGCGCGGGCCTACCAGCCGTCCACGCTCGTCCTGGCTATTCCGGCCGGCGCGACGGACCTGCCGGCAGTCCTGGACAAGCCCGTGCCCGGTGCCGGCGTCAACGCCTGGGTGTGCGAGGGCGTCACCTGCGGGCCGCCTGTTTCGAGCTTTCGCGATCTCGAGCAAATCGTCGCCATCCGGGGCTGAGCCGTCACGGGCGGAATTCACCATCACCGTGATCGCGCGGCAACTGCGGCGGCGACTGGGCTACAATCCGAGCGCTGTTCGACAACACGGGAGAATGGTATGAAATCAGTATGGACTGGAGCGCTGCTCGCCGCCGGCATGCTCACCACGGGTGTCGCGGTGGCTGCCGATGCCAACATGGAGCTCGCGCAGAAGTCGGGCTGTCTCGCCTGTCATGCGCTCGACAAGAAGCTGGTCGGGCCGAGCTACAAGGAAGTCGCCGCGAAGTACAAGGGTGACAAGGCGGCCGAGGCCACCCTGGTGCATAAGGTCATCAAGGGCGGCAGCGGCGCCTGGGGTCAGATTCCCATGCCGCCGAATAATGTCACCGAAGCGCAGGCGCAGCAGCTGGTGAAGTGGATTCTTTCCATGTAAGCCGCCAGCACCGCGGCACCATCAGAAAACCGGCCTCGTGCCGGTTTTTTGTTGGCGGCCGGAGCTTACTCTTCGGTGAACGTCAGGATCGATCGCACCGGCACCGGCAGGGCTTCGAGCCGCGCGCGCCCGCCGAGACCGTCGAGTTCGATCACGAACGCGGTCGCTGCGACCCGTGCGCCCGTCATCGCGATGAGCCGGCACGCCGCGACTGCCGTGCCGCCAGTCGCGAGCAGATCGTCCACCAGCAGCACGGGCTCATCGGGCGCCAAAGCGTCGGCGTGAATCTCGACGCGGTCGGTACCGTACTCGAGCTCGTAATCGTGACCGAAATTCTCCGCCGGCAGCTTGCCCGCCTTGCGGATCGGCACGAAGCCGCGACCGAGATGGTGCGCGAGGGCGGCACCGACGATGAAGCCGCGCGACTCGATGCCGACGATGCGCCGGAAGGACATGCCCGCGACAGCCTCTGCCAGCTGCTCGATGCACGTGCGAAACCCCGCCGCATCGCGCAGCAGGGTGGTGATGTCACGGAAGAGAATGCCCGCCTTCGGGAAGTCCGCAACCGTGCGTATCAAAGTCTTGAGATCGGGAGTGCTCATGGCCCGGCACGATAGGGCATTCCGCAGGCTCGGCGCAACCCGCGGGCCGGCAGCCCGGGTCCGCGCGGGTAGGTTCAGGCGCCCGCGACGCGCCGACGCAGCAGCTTGAGCTTGCCGAGAATACTCTGCCCCACGCTCGATTCGCGTTCGGCCGCGGGCGGCGGCTGGGTCTTCTGGCGCTGTGCGACCGCCGGCTTCTGGCGCAGCGTGCGGTGGCGCGCCATGGCGGATTCGATGTGCTCCTTGAGCACCCGGGAGTCCGGCGGCTTGTGCAGCAGCCGGTGGATCTGCGCCTGGTTGATGAGTTCGACCAGCACTTCAGAATCCGATGCCGATGTTGCCGCGATCGCCAGCACCTGCGGTTGCTCCTGTTTCAGGAGCTTGAGCATGGTCGTCACCTGCACCTGCTGGTTGTCGATGTCGGCCAGCAGGACGGCAATTTCCTCGTTCACCATGAGATCGAGCGCGCTGTCGGCGCTGGGTGCGTACAGCACCTTGTAGCGGCGGCCGAAGAGCTCGCGCACGGCGCGGATCAGATTCGGCTCGGGCTCGACCACCAGCAGGGTGCCGTCGATTTCGAGCAGCGGTGCGGGGTCGTTGCGCATGTCGCGCAGCGCGCCGGCGAGGGTGACGGCTTCCCTGAGAGTCGCGGAGAGCTCCTGGTTATCCCAGGGTTTGCTGACGAAGCGGTAGATTTCACCGTCGTTGATCGATCCCACCATCGAGGCCAAGTCGGAGTACCCGGTGAGCAGCAGGCGCACGGTGTCGGGAGCGGACTGTCGCACGCGGCGCAGCAGTTCCACGCCCGTCATCTTCGGCATGCGCTGGTCGGTCACGATGACGTCGAACGCGGCGGTCTGCAGCGCTTCCAGCGCCTGCTCACCATCCGTGGCGGTGGTCACGTCGTATTCGGCGCGCACCAGCGAACGCAGCGCGTTCAGGATCCGTTCGTCATCGTCCACGAAGAGCATGCGCGGTCGCCGCGGCTCGACTGCGACAGGCGGCGGTTCCGTGGAGATGGTGACGGGCGTCACCTCGATCGGCCCGGACCGCGTCGGCATCCTCATCGGCTGCGTCGGCAGGTTCTCCGTTGCCGACGCGGCATTTGCGGCAGGCGGCGGGAGCGCGGCGTCGAGCGTCTGCTGGAGGCGCTCGGCAAGTTCGCGGGCGCTCTGGAAGCGGTCCTCGGGTCGCTTGGCGAGCGCAGTGCGCATGATGTGATCGAGATCGCGCGGCAGCGCCGGGTTGAGGCGCGAGGGATCGACCGGCATGAAGTCGATGACCTGCTGCATGACCTCCATTGGCGTGCCGGCGAACGGGCGTCGGCCCGTCAGCAGCTGATAGCAGATGATGCCCACGGCGTAGAGATCCGCGCGCAGATCGATGGGGCCGCCGAGCACCTGCTCGGGCGCCATGTAGTAAGGCGTGCCGAGCACCTCGCCGACCTCGGTGAACTGGTTGGCGTCGACGCGGGCGATGCCGAAATCGCTGACCTTGATGCGGCCATCCTCGTTGATGAGGATGTTGGCGGGCTTGAGATCCCGGTGCACCACTCCCTGTGCATGGGAGTAGCCGATCGCATCCAGGAGCTGGCGCAGGATCTGCCAGGCTTCCCCGAGCTCGTAGCGGGTCTCGGTGGCGAGATGATCGTGCAGCGACTTGCCGCGCACGTATTCCATCACGATGTACGCGATCTCCTCGTCCTCACCGTAGTCGTACACGGCGACGATGCCGGGGTGCTGCAGGCGGCCGGCGGCCTGCGCCTCGTTGCGGAAGCGCACCATGCCCATGCGCTGGGCACCGGCGTCCAGGCGGGCCTTTTCGATGGTCTTGATCGCCACCAGCCGGCGAATGATGGGGTCGAGCGCCTTGTACACGACGCCCATGCCGCCCTCGCCGAGAACACCCTGAATCTCGTACTTGCCGATCTGGGTGCGCGGGTTCATCGACGGCCCCTGCCTACGCGGCGAGTTCCGTGGCCGCCGGCAAGGCGATCGGGAGCACCAGGGTGAAACAGGTGCCCACGCCGGGGGTGGAGGTCACATCGATGCGACCGCCGTGCTGCTGGGCGATCTTGTAGGCGATGGAGAGCCCGAGCCCGGTACCCTTGCCGATCTCCTTGGTGGTGAAGAACGGATCGAAGATCCGCGGCAGCACCTCGGGTGCGATGCCGCTGCCATTGTCCGCGACGTCGACCGCGACGCTGGCGGCCCCTTCCACCCGCGAGCGCAGCGTCAGGCAGGCGCCTTGATGGCCCATGGCCTGTGCCGCGTTGGTGATGAGGTTCAGGAAGATCTGGTTCACCTGCGACGGTGAGCAGCGAATCGACGGCACGTCTGCGAGTTCGCGGCGTACCTCGACCGCTGCGAGCAGGTGGCGGGCGAGCGCGAGGCTGCTCTCCAGCCCGGCGTTGACATCGTAGCTCGCGACCTGGCTGCGATCGAGGCGGCTGAAGCTGCGCAGATTGCCGACCAGCCCCGCGATCTGGTCGATGCCATGCAACCCGTCCCGGGCAAGCGCGCGGAGGTCTTCGATGGCCCCCCCGTCATGCAGCCGGGATAGCCGCGAGACGGTGCGGGAAAACTGCTGGTCGAGTACGTCCTCGCAGTCCGTGTCCTGCTCTAGCATGCGCACCAGGGCGGAGGCATCGTCCAGCGCGGCGGCGACTTCCGGCAGGCGGTCCGTCACCGCGCCAAGGCTGTTCTTGACGTAGGCGAGCGGCGTGTTGATCTCGTGCGCGACGCCGGCCACCATCTGTCCGAGCGACGACATCTTCGCCGAGTGGACGAGCTGTGCTTCCGACTCCTGGAGGCTCGCGAGCGCCGAATTCAGTTCGCCGGTGCGCTCGGCCACGCGCTGTTCGAGCGTGTCGTTGGCATGCCGCAGCGCCTGGTTCATGTGGCGGATCGTGCGGTAGCTGTGAGACAGGCGCAGCCCGAGGTACGCCAGCAGGACGAGCAGCGCCCCGGTGTAGTACAGCAGGTAGATGCGATAGAGCTCGCGCCTCTGTACTGCCTTCGCGAAGCGCTGTTCCGCGCTTGAGGCGAACGCGTCGAGACGTGCCCCGGCGGTGGTGATGGCGAGATCGTGCGCGGTCTCCGCTTCCTCGCGGCGCTGCGCAAGGAACGTCCGCAGGGTTGCAGTCAGTTCCTCCAGCGACTTCCTGGTGGTGGCCGTCAACTTGGACGCATGCTGCTCCAGCGCGGCAATGTCGGCTTCCAGGCGGCTCGTGTTGTCGGCCGGCGAGGTGTCGCAGGCGAGCAGCGAGGCCTCGAACCTGGCCGCTGTCGCGGGATCGATCGCGGAAGAGCGGACGGCGGCAAGCGCCTCGCGCAGGGTGTCCTGCGTCGCGGCGCTGGCCGCCTGGTACCGGGTCATCAGGGTTTTCTTTTCCGCAAATGCCCCCGCCACCGGCGCGAATTCCTCGCTGAGACCCGCGTCATCGCTGGCGCGCACTTCGGACGCAAGCGCGTGTTCCACGCGGGCGACCTCGGCGGGCGGGCGACCGAGCGCCGGCACCAGCCGCCGCACGCCGCGTTCCCGCCGCAGCACTTCACTGTCCCAGTGGCCGTCGATCTCCCGCAGGCGCCGCAGCAGGGACGTGATCTCGGCCTGCCGACCGAGTTCACTGCCTGCGGTCTGAACGTACAGGAAGGCGAGCGTGCCGGTGAGAACTGCGGCGGTCACTGCGACGAGGCCGCCCCGAACGACTTGCATGGCTGGATGGTCGACATGGGCTTGAGATAGCCTTCAGCCCGATTACGCAATGGGGGAACACCCGGCGGCGCAAGTTTCGTGCCGCTGCCTGTCCGCGTCGCGGCAGGTCTGGCTTACGTGCTGCGGGAAGGAATGGCCACGGCTGCGGTGCGGCGCACCAAACGGCCGGCAGTCACTCGCCGATGATCTTGACGAGTACCCGCTTGCGGCGACGGCCGTCGAACTCGCCGTAGAAGATCTGTTCCCAGGGGCCGAAGTCGAGCCGGCCAGCGGTGACGGCGACGACCACCTCACGGCCCATCACCTGACGCTTCATGTGCGCGTCGGCGTTATCCTCGCCGGTGTCGTTGTGCCGGTACGAATCGACCGGTTCGTGCGGAGCGAGCGTCTCCAGCCACTGGCGGTAATCGTGGTGCAGACCGGGCTCGTCGTCGTTGATGAAGACCGACGCGGTAATGTGCATCGCGTTCACGAGCACGAGACCCTCCCGCACCCCGCTCGCCTTCAGGCACTCTTCCACCTCGCCGGTGATGTTGACGAAGCCCACCCGGGTCGGAATGTTGAACCACAGTTCCTTGCGATAGCTTTTCATGCGGGTCTCCAGACGTGCATCACTCGCCGAGATAGGCGGCCTGCACCTGCGGGTTGGCCAGCAGACGGTCGCAACGGTCGGCAAGCGAGACGCTGCCGCTTTCCATCACATAACCGCGGTCGCCCACCTGCAGGGCGAGTTTCGCGTTCTGCTCGACGAGCACCAGGGTGACGCCCTCGCGCGCGATCGAGCGGATCACCTCGAAGATCTTCTGAACCATGATGGGTGCCAATCCCATGCTCGGCTCGTCGAGCAGCAAGAGTCGCGGCCGGCTCATCAGCGCGCGGCCGATCGCGAGCATCTGCTGCTCGCCGCCGGACAGCGTGCCCGCGAGTTGCCGCCGACGCTCGGCGAGGCGCGGGAAAAGGTTGTAGATCCGCTCGCGGTCGGCGGCGATGCCACCGTCCGAGCGGCAGTAGGCGCCGATGTCGAGATTCTCCTCGACCTTGAGTCGCCCGAAGATGCCGCGTCCCTCCGGCACCAGCGCGATGCCTTGCCGGACGAGCGTGTGCGCGGGGTGGCCGGTGATCGGCCTGCCTTCGAAATGCACGTA from Betaproteobacteria bacterium carries:
- a CDS encoding c-type cytochrome — translated: MKSVWTGALLAAGMLTTGVAVAADANMELAQKSGCLACHALDKKLVGPSYKEVAAKYKGDKAAEATLVHKVIKGGSGAWGQIPMPPNNVTEAQAQQLVKWILSM
- a CDS encoding thioredoxin domain-containing protein → MPNRLAGETSPYLQQHADNPVDWYPWGTEALGRARAEDKPILLSVGYSACHWCHVMAHECFEDVEVAAAMNRDFVNVKVDREERPDLDQIYQAAHAMLNGRGGGWPLTVFLTPEQKPFFSGTYFPKRARYNLPGFLDLLPRVAAAYHTRREAIEAQNASLLEALTRTVPQAPAAAAVTFDSKLIELAVQGHLQTFDRVHGGFGDAPKFPHPAELSFCLRRGFERADATVTDVTTYTLEKMAEGGVYDQLGGGFCRYSVDAEWTIPHFEKMLYDNAQLLALVADAWRVTANPLFERVAAETVDWIRREMQSPAGAYYSTLDADSEGEEGRFYVWNPTEVQAMLTPEEYAVLAPHYGLDRSANFEGRHWHLRVARPLAEIAPRQNRAIDECEQLLTSARRKLFQARERRVRPGRDEKVLTSWNGLMIGAMARAARTFARDDWLASARRALDFVCESMWDGDRLLATCRDGRAHLNAYLDDYAFLLAGLLEMLEARWQSRDLALACRIADALLDRFEDEGGGFHFTSRDHEALILRPKPGHDDATPSGNGVAACALQRLGHVVGEPRYLAAAERTLQLFHAAMERHPMGYSTLLTALDEHLTPPRIVVLRGTTAALGAWQQALARAYQPSTLVLAIPAGATDLPAVLDKPVPGAGVNAWVCEGVTCGPPVSSFRDLEQIVAIRG
- a CDS encoding protein kinase, whose amino-acid sequence is MNPRTQIGKYEIQGVLGEGGMGVVYKALDPIIRRLVAIKTIEKARLDAGAQRMGMVRFRNEAQAAGRLQHPGIVAVYDYGEDEEIAYIVMEYVRGKSLHDHLATETRYELGEAWQILRQLLDAIGYSHAQGVVHRDLKPANILINEDGRIKVSDFGIARVDANQFTEVGEVLGTPYYMAPEQVLGGPIDLRADLYAVGIICYQLLTGRRPFAGTPMEVMQQVIDFMPVDPSRLNPALPRDLDHIMRTALAKRPEDRFQSARELAERLQQTLDAALPPPAANAASATENLPTQPMRMPTRSGPIEVTPVTISTEPPPVAVEPRRPRMLFVDDDERILNALRSLVRAEYDVTTATDGEQALEALQTAAFDVIVTDQRMPKMTGVELLRRVRQSAPDTVRLLLTGYSDLASMVGSINDGEIYRFVSKPWDNQELSATLREAVTLAGALRDMRNDPAPLLEIDGTLLVVEPEPNLIRAVRELFGRRYKVLYAPSADSALDLMVNEEIAVLLADIDNQQVQVTTMLKLLKQEQPQVLAIAATSASDSEVLVELINQAQIHRLLHKPPDSRVLKEHIESAMARHRTLRQKPAVAQRQKTQPPPAAERESSVGQSILGKLKLLRRRVAGA
- a CDS encoding ABC transporter ATP-binding protein; translation: MLEVRHLRVAYGGINAVKGVDLDVKAGEVVALIGANGAGKTTTLKAITGLVHAAGGYVHFEGRPITGHPAHTLVRQGIALVPEGRGIFGRLKVEENLDIGAYCRSDGGIAADRERIYNLFPRLAERRRQLAGTLSGGEQQMLAIGRALMSRPRLLLLDEPSMGLAPIMVQKIFEVIRSIAREGVTLVLVEQNAKLALQVGDRGYVMESGSVSLADRCDRLLANPQVQAAYLGE
- a CDS encoding adenine phosphoribosyltransferase; this translates as MSTPDLKTLIRTVADFPKAGILFRDITTLLRDAAGFRTCIEQLAEAVAGMSFRRIVGIESRGFIVGAALAHHLGRGFVPIRKAGKLPAENFGHDYELEYGTDRVEIHADALAPDEPVLLVDDLLATGGTAVAACRLIAMTGARVAATAFVIELDGLGGRARLEALPVPVRSILTFTEE
- a CDS encoding YjbQ family protein; translated protein: MKSYRKELWFNIPTRVGFVNITGEVEECLKASGVREGLVLVNAMHITASVFINDDEPGLHHDYRQWLETLAPHEPVDSYRHNDTGEDNADAHMKRQVMGREVVVAVTAGRLDFGPWEQIFYGEFDGRRRKRVLVKIIGE